One genomic segment of Verrucomicrobiia bacterium includes these proteins:
- a CDS encoding SEL1-like repeat protein, which translates to MKTTRLLPPSLVSMALLLLATPPADAQSVGRIRQSLDKATGGATQAPPRPAPAPAVPYRVATPAPAAPVPRSAAAQAAVDERVVAFLKQRIEDGSADAAFDLAKRMEEGNGVPADPVEARRLYSLAAERGNEEAAAWLAEHPEPESDGAIADPAEATEQAEEDAPDPVPKPVTVPAAAAVPAVAKP; encoded by the coding sequence ATGAAGACGACGCGCCTCCTCCCGCCTTCCCTCGTCTCAATGGCCCTGCTGCTGCTCGCCACCCCTCCGGCAGATGCGCAGTCCGTCGGCCGCATCCGGCAGTCCCTCGACAAGGCCACCGGCGGCGCGACCCAGGCGCCGCCACGTCCCGCCCCCGCTCCGGCCGTCCCCTACCGCGTTGCAACCCCCGCGCCGGCGGCACCGGTTCCCCGGAGCGCCGCGGCCCAGGCGGCGGTGGACGAACGGGTGGTGGCGTTCCTGAAGCAACGGATCGAGGACGGCTCCGCCGATGCGGCCTTTGATCTGGCCAAGCGCATGGAGGAGGGGAACGGCGTCCCCGCAGATCCGGTGGAGGCCCGGCGGTTGTATTCCCTGGCCGCCGAGCGGGGCAACGAGGAGGCCGCGGCATGGCTTGCCGAGCATCCCGAACCGGAGTCGGACGGCGCCATCGCCGATCCTGCGGAGGCCACGGAGCAGGCTGAGGAGGATGCTCCGGACCCTGTGCCGAAGCCGGTGACGGTGCCGGCAGCGGCGGCGGTGCCGGCGGTCGCCAAACCCTGA
- a CDS encoding ABC transporter ATP-binding protein yields the protein MIEFKELVKHFGDVRAVDGVSLTIPRGEFFCVLGPNAAGKTTLIKMIVGLIRPDSGTVRVAGFDVQSQPLEARARLSYVPDFPFLYDKLTPWEFLRFTGRLFRMSEPAIRAASEELIVRFHLGEWLEKPIEGLSHGTRQRVAIASALLHGPEVFVIDEPMVGLDPHHARVVKDLLRERSRAGMTVFLSTHQIPVAEELADRVGIIHRGRLLAVGPPAEIRMRSGADVALEAAFLAITEDEPESLPAGPPA from the coding sequence GTGATCGAGTTCAAGGAACTGGTGAAGCACTTTGGGGACGTGCGCGCGGTGGACGGCGTCTCGTTGACCATTCCTCGCGGGGAATTCTTTTGCGTGCTCGGGCCGAATGCCGCCGGCAAGACGACCCTCATCAAGATGATCGTCGGCCTGATCCGACCGGATTCCGGGACGGTGCGGGTGGCTGGATTCGATGTGCAGTCGCAGCCCCTGGAGGCCCGGGCCCGGCTGAGCTACGTGCCCGACTTTCCGTTCCTGTACGACAAGCTCACGCCGTGGGAATTTCTCCGCTTCACCGGACGGCTCTTCCGCATGAGCGAGCCGGCGATCCGGGCGGCTTCGGAGGAATTGATCGTCCGGTTCCACTTGGGCGAATGGCTGGAGAAGCCCATCGAGGGCCTCAGCCACGGCACCCGCCAGCGGGTGGCCATCGCCAGCGCGCTGCTGCACGGTCCGGAGGTGTTCGTGATTGACGAGCCCATGGTGGGCCTCGACCCGCATCATGCGCGTGTGGTCAAGGATCTGCTGCGGGAACGGTCGCGGGCGGGCATGACGGTCTTCCTCAGCACCCACCAGATTCCGGTTGCCGAGGAACTCGCAGACCGCGTCGGCATCATCCACCGCGGCCGGTTGCTGGCGGTCGGGCCGCCGGCGGAAATCCGGATGCGCTCCGGAGCCGACGTGGCCCTCGAGGCGGCGTTCCTGGCGATCACCGAAGATGAACCGGAGAGCCTGCCGGCGGGTCCGCCCGCCTGA
- a CDS encoding LysM peptidoglycan-binding domain-containing protein, whose protein sequence is MTCGLARWPGVFLMLAAMLAWGGCDRWGAGNRNEALEANYLEGVNYQLQNNTNRAIQSFERALHVNPSNYHAHLAIAGLFFKTGDFTSAAYHYRRCARLREERGQPAESALHQMIESCDFNLAVEFSDRIGQRQTDATIADLRRRLAERDDAIAKLRDEIGRLKDAGQRAAPPAQATAPPALVADPAPAPSVRQRADPEPPRGPVVRGPSASAPSAQTPAPSRAVRSLQSPSPSPSVRSPQTPSPSSTPSPAPSSRQAVTPPRPSATRPPARPASRMRAYVVRSGDTPAAIARRAGISTQAFMAANPGLNPNRMRPGQVVNVPNP, encoded by the coding sequence GTGACGTGCGGATTGGCGAGGTGGCCGGGGGTGTTCCTGATGCTGGCGGCGATGCTGGCGTGGGGAGGATGTGACCGTTGGGGGGCGGGGAATCGCAACGAGGCGCTGGAGGCGAACTATCTCGAGGGCGTGAACTACCAGCTGCAGAACAACACCAACCGAGCGATTCAGAGCTTTGAGCGCGCGCTGCACGTCAATCCGTCGAACTACCACGCACATCTGGCCATCGCCGGGCTGTTCTTCAAGACCGGGGACTTCACGAGCGCCGCGTACCATTACCGCCGGTGTGCGCGGCTTCGCGAGGAACGGGGCCAGCCTGCGGAAAGCGCCCTGCACCAGATGATCGAGTCCTGCGACTTCAACCTTGCGGTGGAATTCAGCGACCGGATCGGCCAGCGGCAGACCGACGCGACGATCGCGGACCTGCGGCGCCGGTTGGCGGAGAGGGACGATGCGATCGCCAAGCTGCGCGACGAGATCGGCCGTCTCAAGGACGCCGGCCAGCGGGCCGCGCCCCCCGCGCAGGCGACGGCCCCGCCTGCACTGGTCGCAGACCCGGCTCCGGCACCCTCGGTGCGGCAGCGCGCGGATCCGGAGCCGCCGCGAGGCCCGGTGGTTCGCGGACCGTCCGCCTCCGCCCCGTCGGCCCAAACGCCCGCCCCGTCGCGCGCGGTACGGAGTCTGCAGTCGCCCTCCCCGTCACCCTCCGTGCGGAGCCCGCAGACGCCTTCTCCGTCGTCCACCCCGTCGCCCGCTCCATCGTCCCGCCAGGCGGTCACGCCGCCGCGTCCTTCGGCGACCCGCCCGCCCGCCCGCCCCGCATCCCGCATGCGGGCCTACGTGGTGCGCAGCGGCGACACCCCTGCGGCCATCGCGCGCCGCGCCGGGATCAGCACCCAGGCATTCATGGCGGCCAATCCCGGGTTGAACCCGAACCGGATGCGCCCCGGCCAGGTCGTCAATGTGCCCAATCCGTGA
- a CDS encoding prepilin-type N-terminal cleavage/methylation domain-containing protein, translating to MLHALPVMSTQDPPPGRARPIGTVRTGFTLIELLVVIAIIGILASMMLPSLAGAKQRGKIILCINNLRQVGLAIQMYADDHRQRFPPASVVQVDPLTGLPMDPIPRGTLQALGGREPINATCYPNARSRPLWPYIKPSDVFRCPDDRGQKILPCSPECGPDFSPSNFKVLGMSYQYNGGSPLVLSGGGFLAWNNAPVLPATLAGQSEGWVPDPSRFILMHEPPARIYGCLDTGPRWYQWHFAAAGPAEFVNPRTAPGRFVSPVLFVDGHTRQHNFTRALTTDPLHPYEETADWMWYKGPDR from the coding sequence ATGCTCCATGCTCTTCCCGTGATGAGCACCCAAGATCCGCCTCCCGGACGCGCACGCCCCATCGGCACCGTCCGCACGGGCTTCACCCTTATCGAACTCCTGGTGGTCATCGCCATCATCGGGATCCTGGCGAGCATGATGCTGCCGTCGCTGGCCGGTGCCAAACAACGCGGGAAGATTATTTTGTGCATCAACAACCTGCGTCAGGTCGGTCTCGCGATCCAGATGTACGCCGACGACCATCGGCAGCGGTTTCCGCCGGCCTCGGTGGTCCAGGTGGATCCGCTCACGGGTCTGCCGATGGATCCGATCCCGCGCGGGACGCTCCAGGCGCTTGGCGGGCGCGAGCCGATCAACGCGACCTGCTACCCGAACGCGCGGTCGCGTCCGCTCTGGCCCTACATCAAGCCGTCCGACGTCTTCCGGTGTCCGGACGACCGCGGCCAGAAAATCCTCCCGTGCAGTCCCGAGTGCGGACCGGACTTCAGCCCGTCCAACTTCAAGGTGCTGGGCATGAGCTACCAGTACAACGGCGGGTCGCCGCTCGTGCTCTCCGGCGGGGGATTTCTTGCATGGAACAACGCCCCGGTGCTTCCCGCCACGCTGGCCGGGCAGTCCGAGGGTTGGGTGCCCGATCCGTCGCGGTTCATCCTGATGCACGAGCCGCCAGCCCGCATCTATGGCTGCCTGGACACCGGACCCCGCTGGTACCAGTGGCATTTCGCGGCGGCGGGTCCCGCGGAGTTTGTGAACCCGCGCACGGCGCCCGGACGGTTCGTGTCGCCTGTGCTGTTCGTGGACGGCCACACCCGTCAGCACAACTTCACCCGGGCCCTCACCACCGACCCGCTGCATCCGTACGAGGAAACGGCGGACTGGATGTGGTACAAGGGACCTGACAGGTGA
- a CDS encoding tetratricopeptide repeat protein, whose product MVRRRWLPLSGLLVTLLLLTGCQTTRDGRGGKSPSGDAPGTESDAVLEQRVKAHAAYAAGVLLQEREEPEAAFAQFVRATEFDPSNEPLATEVAGFYLQRNQFPEALAVLQRTAAQPGTSGVSKTLLAVTLRRVGRTNEAMAAFADAIRSTPTLLAPYQELAELHLAEGQTNRAVALVESSLQVSSEVPAHWLATGDLFAWLAARSPDARERAVLGRRQALDRATALGTTDPALLLRLGRAWMDLGDATAAEAMFQQAARQLPRDPAVAANLAELMIRDGRLKEARESLELLSRFNPTSHFPWYFLAILDLDERNVDEAVRKFERAIAVNPDFEPAYADLAAVQMNRGQTETALDLLKRARVRFPESHRVVLLLGVAETRVPDVEAALQAFAEAEALALKTEPPDHRFYFQAGAALERAGATPEAIRYLRRALEVDPDFDEAQNHLGYLWAERGENLDEALQLIERAVAADPENPAYLDSLGWVLFKLERPAEALPWMEKAVQFLPEPDATVYDHLGDVLEALGRPDEARAAWEKSLGVEASDDVRKKLERP is encoded by the coding sequence ATGGTCCGCCGGCGCTGGCTGCCCCTGTCGGGGCTTCTGGTCACGCTCCTGCTCCTCACGGGGTGCCAGACCACCCGCGATGGCCGTGGAGGGAAGTCGCCGTCCGGCGATGCGCCCGGCACGGAGTCCGATGCGGTGCTGGAGCAGCGGGTGAAGGCCCATGCGGCCTACGCCGCCGGGGTGTTGCTGCAGGAGCGGGAGGAACCCGAGGCGGCGTTTGCGCAGTTCGTCCGGGCCACTGAATTTGACCCCTCGAATGAGCCGCTGGCGACCGAGGTGGCCGGGTTCTACCTGCAACGCAACCAGTTCCCCGAGGCCCTCGCCGTGCTTCAGCGCACCGCCGCGCAGCCGGGGACCAGCGGGGTGTCCAAGACGCTGCTGGCCGTCACCCTGCGGCGCGTCGGACGGACCAACGAGGCGATGGCGGCCTTTGCGGACGCCATCCGGTCAACGCCCACCCTGCTGGCCCCGTACCAGGAGCTGGCCGAGCTCCATCTGGCCGAGGGACAGACGAACCGGGCCGTCGCGCTGGTGGAGTCCTCGCTGCAGGTGTCGAGTGAGGTGCCGGCCCACTGGCTGGCGACCGGGGATCTCTTTGCATGGCTGGCCGCAAGGTCCCCGGACGCGCGCGAGCGGGCGGTACTGGGGCGGCGTCAGGCGTTGGATCGGGCCACCGCCCTGGGGACCACCGATCCGGCGCTGCTGCTGCGGCTGGGACGCGCCTGGATGGACCTCGGGGATGCCACCGCCGCCGAGGCCATGTTCCAGCAGGCGGCGAGGCAGCTCCCGCGGGACCCGGCTGTTGCCGCCAATCTTGCGGAACTCATGATCCGCGACGGGCGCCTCAAGGAGGCCCGCGAGTCGCTTGAATTGTTGAGCCGGTTCAACCCGACCTCCCATTTTCCGTGGTACTTCCTGGCCATCCTGGATCTCGACGAACGCAATGTGGACGAAGCGGTCCGGAAGTTCGAGCGGGCCATTGCGGTGAATCCGGACTTCGAACCGGCGTATGCCGACCTGGCGGCGGTCCAGATGAACCGCGGCCAGACGGAGACCGCTTTGGACCTTTTGAAGCGCGCACGGGTCCGGTTTCCGGAATCCCACCGGGTCGTGCTGCTGCTCGGGGTGGCTGAGACCCGCGTTCCCGATGTCGAAGCCGCGCTTCAGGCCTTTGCCGAGGCGGAGGCACTTGCCCTGAAGACCGAACCGCCGGATCACCGGTTTTATTTCCAGGCGGGCGCCGCACTGGAGCGGGCCGGGGCCACTCCGGAGGCGATCCGCTATCTGCGCCGGGCGCTGGAGGTAGATCCGGACTTTGACGAGGCGCAGAATCACCTGGGGTATCTCTGGGCGGAACGCGGCGAGAACCTCGACGAGGCCCTGCAGCTCATCGAGCGGGCCGTGGCGGCCGATCCGGAGAATCCGGCGTACCTCGACAGCCTCGGCTGGGTGCTGTTCAAGCTGGAGCGGCCCGCGGAGGCATTGCCCTGGATGGAGAAGGCGGTGCAGTTCCTGCCGGAGCCCGATGCCACCGTGTACGATCACCTGGGCGACGTGCTGGAGGCGCTGGGGCGTCCGGACGAAGCCCGGGCGGCCTGGGAAAAATCCCTGGGGGTTGAGGCCAGCGACGACGTCCGCAAGAAGCTGGAGCGACCGTGA
- a CDS encoding AURKAIP1/COX24 domain-containing protein: protein MGSLKKRRKAKINKHKRRKKLRQNRHKKRTWQK from the coding sequence ATGGGTTCACTCAAGAAGCGCCGCAAGGCCAAGATCAACAAACACAAGCGGCGCAAGAAACTGCGTCAAAACCGCCACAAGAAGCGCACCTGGCAGAAGTAG
- a CDS encoding ATP phosphoribosyltransferase: MAKKPAKASPPPESPRLKLGLPKGSLQDATLEKLAKAGWNVTVSSRSYEPYVDDPELAIRLIRAQEISRYVELGYLDAGITGHDWIMENQSQVHEVGEFLFSKVSRQPTRWVLAVPEESAIRSVKDLEGRRIATEVTGLTRRWLKKHGVRAEVEFSWGATEVKARELVDAIVEVTETGSSLRANKLRIVETLLESTPRLIANRDAWREPWKRHKIETLALLLRGAIEAEAKVGLKLNIRERDLPNLLQSLPALRTPTVSGLSQAGWVAVETIINEAVVREIIPQLKAAGAEGIIEYPLNKVVY; the protein is encoded by the coding sequence ATGGCAAAAAAGCCTGCCAAAGCGTCACCGCCTCCGGAATCCCCCCGGTTGAAGCTGGGTTTGCCCAAGGGATCCCTGCAGGATGCCACCCTGGAGAAACTGGCCAAGGCGGGGTGGAACGTCACGGTGTCCAGCCGCAGTTATGAGCCGTATGTGGACGACCCGGAGCTCGCGATCCGCCTGATCCGTGCGCAGGAAATCAGCCGGTACGTGGAACTCGGCTACCTCGATGCCGGGATCACCGGCCACGACTGGATCATGGAGAACCAGAGCCAGGTGCATGAAGTCGGGGAATTTCTGTTCAGCAAGGTGTCGCGCCAGCCCACCCGCTGGGTGCTGGCGGTGCCCGAAGAGTCCGCGATCCGGTCGGTGAAGGACCTCGAGGGACGGCGGATCGCGACCGAGGTGACCGGCCTGACGCGGCGCTGGCTCAAGAAGCACGGGGTCCGCGCCGAGGTCGAGTTCTCCTGGGGAGCCACCGAGGTGAAGGCGCGCGAACTGGTGGACGCCATCGTCGAGGTCACGGAAACGGGATCGTCGTTGCGGGCCAACAAACTGCGGATTGTCGAGACGCTGCTGGAGAGCACGCCACGCCTGATTGCCAACCGGGACGCGTGGCGGGAACCGTGGAAGCGGCACAAAATCGAGACGCTCGCCCTCCTGCTCCGCGGGGCCATCGAGGCCGAGGCCAAGGTGGGCCTCAAGCTGAACATCCGTGAGCGGGATCTGCCAAACTTGTTGCAATCCCTCCCTGCGTTGCGTACTCCCACGGTGTCGGGGCTGAGTCAAGCCGGGTGGGTGGCCGTGGAAACGATCATCAACGAGGCCGTCGTTCGGGAGATCATTCCGCAGCTCAAGGCGGCCGGAGCGGAGGGCATCATTGAATATCCGCTAAACAAGGTGGTTTATTGA
- a CDS encoding aspartate 1-decarboxylase — translation MLVHLLKSKIHKATVTAASVEYEGSLTIDETLIAAAGLVPFERILCSNMSNGARWETYVIRGPAGSGAIELNGAVAHLGRPGDRVTIMAFTQVKVAAAAGWEPRVIVLGEGNRVVNERGT, via the coding sequence ATGCTGGTCCACCTGCTCAAGTCCAAGATCCACAAGGCCACCGTCACCGCTGCCAGCGTTGAGTACGAGGGCAGCCTGACCATTGACGAAACCCTCATCGCCGCCGCCGGGCTGGTCCCCTTTGAGCGAATCCTGTGCAGCAACATGTCCAATGGGGCCCGATGGGAGACCTATGTGATCCGGGGACCCGCGGGGTCGGGTGCCATTGAATTGAACGGAGCGGTCGCCCACCTCGGCCGGCCGGGGGATCGGGTCACCATCATGGCGTTCACCCAGGTGAAGGTGGCGGCCGCTGCCGGGTGGGAGCCCCGGGTGATCGTCCTTGGTGAGGGGAACAGGGTGGTGAACGAACGGGGTACTTGA
- a CDS encoding CPBP family intramembrane metalloprotease, giving the protein MSDVPPPILDGHPAPAAPVEVPRWRTVLMLLVVGAYPLAVGVISARGIQGAAAVSGTALPRTTSGLLAVCAENLGIFGVLFVLTWLIGRPTRCELHASGGPRLREWLLGMAHSVTLRIGLAGVALAALGIAAAVLSLKGRPLDALDGVRPQVEHLLDPAALRQPVYLLLTMTLVSFLVAGLREELWRAVVIAGILRLHPGDPRALGPRLWAIGVAALIFGFGHLPQGWGGVGLTAVLGMGLGAILVFHRSLWVAVLAHGFFDATSFALIRVADQMGALDSMLGR; this is encoded by the coding sequence ATGAGCGACGTGCCGCCGCCCATCCTCGACGGGCACCCGGCACCCGCCGCTCCGGTGGAGGTGCCGCGTTGGCGGACCGTGCTCATGCTGCTGGTGGTCGGCGCCTACCCGCTGGCGGTGGGTGTGATCAGCGCCCGGGGAATCCAGGGAGCGGCGGCCGTTTCGGGAACGGCACTGCCGCGGACGACCTCGGGATTGCTGGCGGTGTGCGCGGAAAATCTGGGGATTTTTGGAGTTCTCTTTGTGCTGACCTGGCTGATCGGCCGTCCCACGAGATGCGAGCTGCATGCTTCGGGCGGCCCGCGACTCCGCGAGTGGCTCCTGGGAATGGCACATTCAGTGACCCTCCGGATCGGTCTCGCCGGTGTGGCGCTCGCGGCCCTGGGCATTGCCGCCGCGGTGCTGAGCCTGAAGGGGCGTCCGCTGGACGCGCTCGACGGTGTCCGACCGCAGGTCGAGCATCTGCTCGATCCCGCCGCGCTGCGGCAACCCGTCTACCTGCTGCTGACCATGACCCTGGTCAGCTTTCTTGTGGCGGGGTTGCGGGAGGAGTTGTGGCGGGCTGTGGTCATCGCCGGCATCCTGCGGTTGCATCCCGGGGATCCCCGGGCGTTGGGACCGCGCCTGTGGGCGATCGGTGTGGCGGCGTTGATCTTCGGGTTTGGCCATTTGCCGCAGGGATGGGGTGGCGTGGGCCTGACGGCCGTTTTGGGGATGGGACTTGGGGCCATTCTTGTTTTCCACCGCTCGCTGTGGGTGGCTGTGCTGGCCCATGGATTTTTCGATGCCACCTCCTTTGCCCTGATCCGGGTTGCCGACCAGATGGGTGCTCTTGACTCGATGCTGGGGCGTTGA
- a CDS encoding winged helix-turn-helix transcriptional regulator: MAREVPNPGLSGQRDLLPGFPRAWHVGPSAVGTACIVADANPLVPLPLDSPGRRRLPPLLRRAWYGLNQAFRRRILHTGVTPDQFTAMRSLREGDPSGMTQRDLTTAMSSDPNTVASLLERMEVSGWVERRPHESDGRAYRIRMLPAGDRVYEGVRSIAVALQTEVLAVLPEAERERFLEQLDQVAAACRRAAGEPSRPRR; this comes from the coding sequence ATGGCGCGGGAGGTTCCCAATCCGGGCCTGAGTGGCCAGCGGGATTTGCTGCCGGGATTTCCGCGGGCTTGGCATGTGGGGCCATCGGCGGTAGGTACCGCGTGCATTGTGGCTGACGCCAACCCCCTGGTCCCCCTGCCGCTCGACTCCCCCGGGCGCCGCCGCCTGCCGCCCCTCCTGCGGCGCGCGTGGTATGGACTGAACCAGGCCTTTCGCCGGCGCATCCTTCACACCGGGGTGACGCCGGACCAGTTCACCGCCATGAGGTCGCTGCGCGAAGGGGATCCCTCAGGGATGACCCAGCGTGACCTCACCACGGCGATGTCCAGTGATCCCAACACCGTGGCGTCCCTGCTGGAGCGCATGGAAGTCTCCGGATGGGTTGAGCGGCGTCCCCATGAATCGGACGGCCGGGCCTACCGGATCCGCATGCTTCCCGCAGGAGACCGGGTGTATGAAGGGGTCCGCTCCATCGCGGTCGCCCTCCAGACCGAGGTGCTGGCGGTGTTGCCAGAGGCCGAACGGGAGCGGTTTCTCGAGCAACTGGATCAGGTGGCCGCCGCCTGCCGTCGCGCCGCCGGGGAACCGTCGCGTCCCCGGCGATGA
- a CDS encoding phosphatase PAP2 family protein, with translation MASKNASTKPPRRPLAGWRPSFWRAWTAALVLLVLLFWAASQQRRFPFDLGLTRTLQAWNPSGRAWAQYVTNSAKPPVALGLLALVSVAAWRIGGLRAAGIPPIAYAAVLALDPLLKRWIARPRPSADLVQVAGSAAGNGCPSTFALIYAATFGAVILVAALRMRPPRRWWIVGGGVLILVIGGSARVVLGGHWPSDILLSYGLGALLLTGIARLLGVR, from the coding sequence ATGGCCTCAAAGAACGCCTCAACCAAGCCACCACGCCGTCCGTTGGCCGGTTGGCGCCCTTCCTTCTGGCGCGCGTGGACCGCCGCGCTCGTTCTCCTCGTCCTGCTGTTTTGGGCCGCGTCCCAACAGCGACGGTTCCCCTTCGACCTCGGGCTCACTCGAACCCTTCAGGCGTGGAATCCCTCGGGGCGTGCCTGGGCTCAATACGTCACCAACTCCGCCAAGCCCCCGGTTGCCCTCGGCCTGCTGGCCCTCGTGTCCGTCGCGGCATGGCGGATCGGCGGCCTGCGGGCCGCCGGCATCCCGCCCATCGCCTACGCGGCGGTCCTGGCGCTCGACCCGCTCCTGAAGCGATGGATCGCGCGGCCGCGTCCATCTGCGGACCTGGTCCAGGTGGCCGGCAGTGCCGCCGGCAACGGCTGTCCATCCACCTTCGCCCTCATTTACGCCGCGACCTTCGGCGCCGTGATCCTCGTGGCGGCGCTCCGGATGCGTCCGCCGCGGCGCTGGTGGATCGTGGGCGGCGGCGTCCTGATCCTGGTCATCGGCGGCAGTGCCCGCGTGGTGCTCGGGGGCCACTGGCCGAGCGACATCCTCCTTTCCTACGGCCTGGGCGCGCTCCTGCTCACCGGAATCGCGCGCCTTCTCGGGGTCCGGTGA
- a CDS encoding transposase family protein translates to MQDTQLFSLALGLDGTRWFVKEVRLDPRARRLDLELDFKLGTRFLHPITSQPSPVHDTARKSWRHMNFFQFECHLHARVPRVSDPEGVGLIPVPWARPDSGFTLLMEALMVLLSRTAMAVNEVARLVGEPGGDLLEATGGWVEFVLPVGLRQRALRSDVPPAGEFLLQFDHQVVEPGQHVVENRPLQRGRNCKGIHHLLHPPAGNRQPEDPDAFARRNRIVVGMGEDPRAGLMVVAKICQVPVGELNLQQPPVEPREMQAVLPGHSRFVLVEQGRQVVGHDVIAAPAEQHAVELEALAGHGLEQPAERLPAEHFPGLRSVPREIQLYDPGCECGLQLVHDVRPEKHRKGEPGVAFEQHANRARLLAHFFAVAADRCAWSFLLSHGVGFPFGG, encoded by the coding sequence ATGCAAGACACGCAGCTCTTCTCCCTGGCGCTCGGACTCGATGGCACCCGGTGGTTCGTGAAGGAGGTCCGCCTGGACCCGAGGGCCCGACGGCTGGATCTGGAGCTGGATTTCAAGCTCGGCACCCGTTTCCTCCATCCCATCACCTCCCAGCCCTCGCCGGTCCATGACACGGCCCGCAAGAGCTGGCGGCACATGAACTTCTTCCAGTTCGAGTGCCACCTGCACGCCCGGGTGCCCCGGGTGAGCGATCCCGAGGGGGTTGGGCTCATCCCGGTGCCGTGGGCCCGCCCGGACAGCGGCTTCACCCTCTTGATGGAAGCCTTGATGGTCCTGCTGTCCCGCACCGCCATGGCGGTCAACGAGGTGGCGCGATTGGTCGGTGAACCGGGCGGCGATCTTCTTGAAGCCACCGGTGGTTGGGTGGAGTTCGTCCTGCCAGTCGGCCTCCGCCAGCGCGCCCTGCGTTCGGACGTGCCGCCAGCGGGGGAGTTCCTGCTCCAGTTTGATCATCAGGTCGTCGAACCGGGCCAGCATGTGGTCGAGAATCGCCCGCTGCAGCGGGGCCGGAATTGCAAAGGAATCCATCACCTTCTTCACCCACCCGCCGGCAACCGGCAGCCCGAGGATCCGGACGCCTTTGCCCGACGGAATCGCATAGTCGTAGGCATGGGTGAAGATCCACGCGCCGGCCTGATGGTCGTCGCGAAGATCTGCCAGGTCCCGGTAGGCGAACTCAATCTGCAGCAGCCGCCGGTTGAACCGCGCGAGATGCAGGCAGTCCTCCCAGGTCATTCCCGTTTCGTACTTGTTGAGCAGGGACGGCAGGTTGTCGGCCACGATGTCATTGCCGCCCCCGCTGAACAGCACGCAGTCGAATTGGAGGCGCTCGCCGGCCATGGTCTTGAACAACCGGCTGAACGGCTTCCCGCAGAGCATTTCCCGGGCCTCCGCTCCGTTCCCCGAGAGATCCAGTTGTACGATCCCGGATGCGAATGTGGACTTCAGCTCGTTCACGATGTTCGTCCGGAGAAACATCGGAAAGGCGAACCAGGAGTCGCCTTCGAGCAGCATGCCAATCGCGCCCGGCTTCTTGCGCATTTCTTCGCGGTAGCGGCTGACAGGTGTGCCTGGAGCTTTTTGTTGTCCCATGGTGTCGGGTTTCCTTTCGGGGGCTGA